In Phoenix dactylifera cultivar Barhee BC4 chromosome 1, palm_55x_up_171113_PBpolish2nd_filt_p, whole genome shotgun sequence, the genomic stretch TGACccgtcaaagttgaccttgaggaaactcggaggtgggggctcccaagtGAAAAACACCGTCCGAGAAGCTGCCTGAGCAGAGaaggaaccccaggtgtcccgagctatcaagggtATATCTGAAGGGATGGTGAGTCTGGGCTCCATCGCCAGTGCACGAGCAGACTCCGCAACAAACATCGGCGACATCCTGCGCTCGCTGAAAGTACGAGCGTTCCTTGCTAGCCAGATCTGATGGgctgtgcaagtcgctctgATGGCCTCCTGATGTGTCCCGGTACTGGCCAACCACTGTCGTATCATCTGAAGGAAGAATCTCCTCTCCCGCCACGCCACCTCCGGGATACCTGTCCACTGCCATGTCGCCCTCGCCCAAGTGCACCGAAATAGTACATGGTCCACAGACTCGTCTATGCCGCAAGCCCCGCACTCCGCAGGGATCCCCAAACCACGCCTACTCAGCACTGCACTCGTCGGAAGGCGATCCCACATCACCTTCCACAAAAAGAGAGCTGCCCTCGGGTGGAGCCCGGACCTCCATATCCAGGTGTAGTTCGGTCCCCGCTCATGCTCCTGCTGGATAACTCGTGACAGATCACCCAACCTGACACTGGCCCTGCATGAAGTGCCCCATACCCGGACGTCTGGCCCCTCGCATCCTGGTACTGGTAGGGAGCGAATCCTCTCAGCAAGATGTGCCCCGAACAACTGATGTAGTTTGATCTCATCCCACTCTGTCCTCCCTGTTGCTAGGAGGTCGCATACCCGGTGCCCCTCTGCTGCCTCGTATCCACCATCGTCGGCCAGTATCTCAAAGGAAGGGTATCCACCCACGGATCACAAATCACATCGATGCTCCGTCCATCGCCTATCAGCCACCTGGTGTTAGCCGACACAGTCGGCAAGTACCTCCCGATCTCACGCCACATAAAGATTGAGAGTAAAGATTGAGCACTAAGATGGTCGACCCATCACACAAGTCGTGCAATAACTAGATACTTTATATTATGAAATCGAACCATCGAAATGGAACATTCATCATTAAACAAAACACAGCATTCCCTACAGAACAACTCCTGCAGACGATttaacccttttttttcttgagaaatCGATTATCAAACACTGATGTTCAAAAGGTATTAACAATAGTAACCAACATAAACTCAATATGTTTATCATTTCCAGATCAGTTGATATATCCTCCGACATGAAGAAATCCACTGTCTTGTGCCCTAATTCTAATTTGATAAAGAGATCCAATTCTATTGGTGTTAAAGATCTGAATATCTCCACCAAAAGCCACACAATAGTTGAACTTTAAGATGGCACTACCAGTCCAAATCAATAAATTTGACGAGCATAAAAATTCATGTACCCCAGATTTTTTGGCTGAACTGCTGGGGAGGAATGGCCATATCAGAACACTCCAGCCCTTGTGGCACCAAAAACCCAGCTTGGGGTTCATTCCAGGAACACGATGGAATACACATAGTAGCACTAACCTTGATCTCTTAATTTTAAAAGTAATGATAAATCAGACAGGTGCAGAAGCCTGACACATCAATTCACGACATAAAAGGCCTAGATCAACTACCAATCAAAGCATCATAAAACATAAAGGTGATTGGAAATATTCCTGACAATGTGGCTAGGTGATACATGATCCTCAAAAATCCAGAGCAGTGATCCATAAATGTCTGCCAAACAACAGCGGAGTACAGCTATAAACATGAGAGACGgcaccaactacactaaccaacaTATGTAGCTGAAATGCTTGCAACTTTTTGCTAAGAGTAGGAAACATCTCCATGTCCCTCCTTCAGGCTCCTGCCAGAAAGAAACAAGCTTATGTCACAACATTTTACGACGACTCAAAAAACCCCATGCTTGAAGATGGCAGCTTCGTAACATTCTTGTgtgttttttttccaaaaaacaaAGTCCCCATGGGGGAAAATGAATATGAAGAAAGCAAGAAATGAAGAAGAGAGATAATAAATCTAAACAACATAGAAATTCATCATAAGTTTAATTCCCATGCCCCATCTCCATGCATCCATTGGATGTCGAATAAATTTGCAGTCTCAACCAatcataaagaaaaatatactcGGAGATGAAACGTTATATCATGCAGACCAATAGCTCTGGCCAATGCTACTGTATCATGGCTGTCGTCCTGAACCAAAAGTTTAGCATATTATAATCTATAAGCATCACCTGACGATCTATGAATCTACAACTTTTCACATATTGGGAACATATGAAAGAAAACACATCACCTCATCATCTATGATTAGAGCACTGGATAGATTACAGGCATTAAATACTATGAGATCAAAGAAAGCAGCTTATATACGTAAAAGTTTCTCCTGCCCACCTTCCTGGATAATCCACAACCACGACCACAAATTCAAGCTACAGACAAGTTCATTTCCTCTCAAGTACTATGCACTAATTTCAGGCTATTTTCAAATGTTATGACTCCAGCCAAATTTTACTAACTCAAATTAATAGGAAGTACAAAAATGATAATTTGAGCAAATATTCTCCAAACCCAAACAACTTTTAACCATGTAGATCTTGATATATACCGCTAGTTAGTGCATAAAATGCAATGAAATCCAATAAAATGTCTTTAACTAAGATTTAAAACGGTTAATGACTTTTTTTATTCTCACATATTTTTATCTCCACATAATCCGAAATTTATCATCACTAAGATTTCTTTGCCAAGGTTAAATCAAATGGAGAGTCACATTCAGCATTTTAGGCCCACTGCTAACTCGACACAcatacacagagagagagagagagagagagagagatcaaagAATCCCTCAATTTTGTAATGAGGGTCCTTCTGTGCGCAATAGATTTTAAATGGACAAGTTTGCCCAAACCTTCCAAAAACTCTAGGTGACAGATGCTGATATATGTGCTTTTGTATCTACAAGCAGGCAGGTTTTGAAGAACTCCCCTTACTGGGCAGGTGACTTGGGCTTTATTGTCCAAATAATAAGCTTCTCAGCATATAGAGCTTTAGCAAATCTCCCTTAGTCCAGACAATTATGACACATATTTCATAAAGTTATCATTCTTTGAAGTCACCAAAGCCATCACTTATATAGTTTTTTTATCAGAAAAAGTATACCCTTAGCAACTTTCACAACTCTAACTTGATCAGAATACCTACATATTGCTTGTGTTGGATGCATATAAAAGAAAATCAAGTCTTCCTTCCAACTATGGAAGAAGGAACCGATCATTTTCAATCACCTTCATATGCTTGTGTTGGATGCATATAAAAGAAAATCAAGTCTTCCTTCAACCATGGAAGAAGAAACCGATCAGTTTGAATCAACAATTACAGTTTCACCTGTTGCATACCACTTATattaattttctaaattttattttggagatGTTCAGAACAATTTCTGATAAAAAATCAACCAATAAAGTAATGAATCATCacataaaaaaggaaaataattgaATTCTACCTAATTCACCTGCAGAGTTCTCTTCTGCAACACTTAAATCAAATTGAAGGCATCTTTGGTTGCCTCTAACTAAGCACCCAAAGTCAATTTGGCCCATCAGAAGCCAACTGAAATGGCCCACAAATGGAAGAAATGGCCCAAAGTGGTCTCCGTCCAGAGGAGCCAAGGTCACTTTGGTAAAATTACCTCCCACTCACCGCACTTAAAACGAACAAATAGGCTTAATTCTTTATCCTAGCTCCACctttcatttcaaaaaaaaatatgtaatatGTCAAGTTCTCCTCAATTTTTTATCTCATTAATTATGCACTTTTTTGATAATGTTCTCTAGTGTGAACACCATCTGGCACCAAGTGCCTAAATAGTGCTTCAACAGCAAACATCATTGTTGAAAGGATTTACATCAACGAATAGTCAATCTTTATTGAAAGGATAATAATAATCACATCACTTTCAATCTTGACTTATGCTTAAAAGTTAACGTCTTTGTTAAAAAGAGTGagagtgtgagagagagagagaggaaacagAAACATGGACATCGGAAGACACGGCTCCATAAGGAAAAAAATTCTTAGAAAGCAAAAGGATCCAATGCTTGACACAGCACCAGCACCTGACGCATGAACCCAAGTCCGTGTAACATAGATTGGCATTCTATATCAAACAGTTCATTTACAAGGCTAAGTACTGAATTATTCATTTGTTGAAAATGGTTATATTCTATATCAAACAGTTCACCTTCATCTGAACTAGGGCAAGATTTTATCACATACAGGTTTTCAAACTTACCCATAAGTGAAAAGGTGACATATTATCGAGACTACAAAGTAGTTTGGCTAAGTTCTAAGCTTTGTTGTGTAATCCTTGCTGCAACAGAATACCACAAAGCTTTAGTCCCAATATCAAATGTCGTTTCTGTATCaattttctaaatctgaaaGTTCGAGAAATTTCCACCATCATTCAGCATTCATCACCATAATACATGATAACCTGATGCAAGGTGTATGCAAGTGTGTGATTGAAATATTATATATGACAAGGGTCATTGGAATACATAATCTGTATGATTTTTGAATAGGAGAGACACAGCCTAGGACTCAATTGGAACAAAAATCATACTAGGGTGCGCAAAGCAAATCTGCCAAGATAGAATATCAGGGTCATTGGAATGATAGAAAACTTCTAAAAGTAATCAATGTTATGCTCATTTTTCTAAATGAAAAGAAGTTTTCTCGTCTTTCATGCTGTTTCCATAATCCCTATGTAGAGTAAGCTCTTAAGGCATTCTAACCATGGTTTTTAAAATCTGTACAAAGGTGGTGTCTGTCAAACCAGTAAGGTATTTGTTGTCTTGTACCAACATACAGTACGGGATTGCTTCCCAGCATCATACATGGACGCCCAAAActtcatttttctttgtttttttcatttctttgtgtttctatGTCTAACAAGGCTATCAGTCTCACTTTGTCATTTTGTAGTGTTTTAGATGCATTTTGATGGGTGTGATACCAAAGTGTTTTAGATGATTATTTTGATGGGATAATATAAAATTGATCACAATTTTGAGCTTATGCTCGGGGCTCCCAAATGCACCACCAGATTGTCTGATCTAAACCAAAAAATTATAGTATAAAAACACTACAAATGCAGCTATGCTACAATTTTTCCATCCCAAATTTTGTTTTCTACTTATTATTAATattctaatccaagaataataatagtttgtaaaaaataaaatattctcaaAGAAAACAGCACATCaaaatttcatgccaactgaaaaaaaaatgagacaGTTTTCCCTAATTTTCCCACTTCTTGCCAATTTATGGCTGTAAACAAGGGAGGGGAAGAGGTTCATCCAATCCAACAACCCTGATGTGCATGCTGCCGGCAAGGGCTCCCAACCTCACACTCCTCCATTCCCCTTCCCCTCTCTTTCTAGCTATCAACTCAAATTAGAGGCAGAGCCTCTCACGAGATGCCTCAAAATGGAGCAAGGGCAACCCACATGCCCCCAAACCCTCCCCCATGCATTTTCCTCCAAAAAGAATGTTGTCTCACTCAAGATGACATGCATACTGGTTAAACCAGCCCCTATATCGGTCGATACTGACCAGTTTCAACTGAAACACACGATTTTTTTTTGTCCGACCAGCCAAACCAGACTCATTAACAATCAACCCAATGGATTTCGCCCCGTTTCAATCTAGATCCCATGTTTTATGTTGTTTCAGCAACCCAGATGCATCCAGGTACTACAATATGGCCTAATAGTATGGCACCGATGTTACAGTCGCTTT encodes the following:
- the LOC108511692 gene encoding uncharacterized protein LOC108511692 — encoded protein: MWDRLPTSAVLSRRGLGIPAECGACGIDESVDHVLFRCTWARATWQWTGIPEVAWRERRFFLQMIRQWLASTGTHQEAIRATCTAHQIWLARNARTFSERRMSPMFVAESARALAMEPRLTIPSDIPLIARDTWGSFSAQAASRTVFFTWEPPPPSFLKVNFDGSVLDGGTRGGVGFVIRDPHSRVVAAGGCQLFDISVPGAVLRAAWAGLRHARQVLRASSIILEGYSATVIGWIRQGPSGESTDHPLIRDIGMMVRDGASFQATHVFREANGAADWVAAYAAHHSGYALWAGERELPLALREIMYFDFLGCIRTRVV